From a region of the Colius striatus isolate bColStr4 chromosome 22, bColStr4.1.hap1, whole genome shotgun sequence genome:
- the PPP1R15B gene encoding protein phosphatase 1 regulatory subunit 15B gives MEPSGPERAGLGRAWFGFGAAWPKLSGPSAAPAGASPQASPPFSWLRLMSQFLSPLPALLQRLLPGPALSSALCPASAQPPAKGLPLLLSEPAASLHWAEGTLPWPGEAVKKTGEGSAESPPGVWGTELARNSLVTFPVPRVALYVLGREQGQAWCSGKSHLPQPLRAEARGEAWRSCRAGGALPELEFLRSKRLASLHLAVPDPDHGYHSLEEEQQHKGACQEEVGQQLKRPEEPNEPGTQAGGSPLEPEGMRGSAEKGALEGGALTEEDEDSKIEQNLPVSARPACANKLIDYIIGGVSSGEESVDDDEDWDDDDGFDSEGLPSDSDTCSQDRERLHLWNSFYNLDPYNPQNFTATIQTSSSDRGKDMSDVEEEEEEDSSWVESSSGSPHPSSEEEDEWDCSSVDEAENLKLWNSFCTSDDPYNPLNFKAAFQTAEKKRTSGLKGAERPSLGTCEHHPLTACRVQLEKQNCGGSDFVQECLLAGERCSSTKRKKVTFLEKITEYFVSSEEDRKGPWEELARDSCRFQKRIQETEEAIGYCFTSEHRQRVFQRLQESYNKGADLF, from the exons ATGGAGCCGAGCGGCCCGGAACGCGCCGGCCTGGGGCGGGCCTGGTTTGGCTTCGGCGCGGCCTGGCCGAAGCTGTCCGGGCCCAGCGCGGCCCCCGCCGGCGCCTCGCCTCAGGCCAGCCCGCCCTTCTCCTGGCTGCGGCTGATGTCGCAGTTCCTGTCCCCGCTGCCCGCTCTGCTGCAGCGGCTgctgcccggccccgcgctcAGCAGCGCCCTGTGCCCCGCCAGCGCCCAGCCGCCCGCCAAGGGCCTGCCGCTGCTGCTCTCGGAGCCGGCCGCCTCGCTGCACTGGGCCGAAGGGACGCTGCCGTGGCCGGGAGAAGCCGTGAAGAAGACGGGAGAGGGTAGCGCGGAGTCCCCGCCGGGCGTGTGGGGAACCGAGCTGGCGCGGAACAGCCTGGTGACCTTCCCCGTACCGCGTGTGGCCTTGTACGTGCTGGGCCGGGAGCAGGGCCAGGCTTGGTGCTCCGGAAAGAgccacctgccccagcccctgcgaGCCGAGGCCCGCGGCGAGGCCTGGCGAAGCTGCCGTGCCGGCGGCGCCTTGCCGGAGCTGGAGTTTCTTCGCAGCAAGCGCTTGGCTTCTCTCCATTTGGCCGTGCCGGACCCGGACCACGGCTATCACAGCCtggaggaagagcagcagcacaagggtGCGTGTCAAGAAGAGGTTGGGCAGCAGTTGAAGCGGCCTGAGGAGCCAAACGAGCCAGGGACACAAGCTGGAGGCAGTCCCTTGGAGCCCGAGGGGATGAGGGGTTCAGCTGAGAAGGGAGCACTCGAGGGAGGGGCTTTGACTGAAGAGGACGAGGACTCCAAAATAGAGCAAAATCTTCCAGTTTCAGCCAGACCTGCCTGTGCAAATAAATTAATAGACTATATCATAGGGGGAGTTTCCAGTGGGGAGGAGAGTGTGGATGATGACGAGGACTGGGATGATGATGATGGGTTTGATAGCGAAGGGCTCCCTTCAGACTCAGACACCTGTAGCCAGGACAGGGAAAGGCTCCACCTTTGGAATTCCTTTTACAATTTGGATCCCTACAACCCTCAGAACTTCACAGCCACCATTCAGACATCCTCCAGCGATAGGGGAAAGGATATGTCAGAtgtagaagaggaggaggaggaagattcTTCATGGGTGGAGTCCTCCTCAGGCTCTCCTCACCCTAGTtctgaagaggaggatgagTGGGACTGTAGCAGCGTGGATGAGGCAGAAAACTTGAAGCTTTGGAACTCGTTCTGTACCTCAGATGATCCGTATAACCCTTTAAATTTCAAGGCAGCCTttcaaacagcagagaaaaaaaggacatcTGGTTTAAAAGGAGCAGAGAGGCCGAGTTTGGGCACTTGTGAGCACCATCCCTTAACTGCATGTCGGGTGCAGCTGGAAAAACAGAActgtgggggctctgactttgtgCAGGAGTGCTTGCTTGCTGGTGAGAGATGTAGCAGTACCAAGAGGAAAAAG GTAACCTTCCTCGAAAAGATCACCGAGTATTTCGTAAGCAGCGAGGAGGATCGGAAGGGACCCTGGGAGGAGCTTGCACGGGACAGCTGCAGGTTCCAGAAGCGGATCCAAGAAACAGAAGAAGCCATAGGGTACTGCTTCACCTCAGAGCATCGACAGAGAGTGTTCCAGAGACTCCAGGAAAGCTACAACAAGGGGGCTGATCTCTTCTAG